A genome region from Chryseobacterium sp. G0186 includes the following:
- the recG gene encoding ATP-dependent DNA helicase RecG encodes MTLETSIEYVKGIGPERAKLIKSVLGLSTVEDMLNFYPIRYLDKSKVYTISQIQEESSQEIQLKGRITQIQEIQTGKTKRLSAKFNDETGSIDLVWFQYSKWLKEQLPINREIYIFGKINAFNRQFSMPHPEIEAEENKESDIRLKPIYPSSEKLTKRGLNQRFFQNALRNICREIPNLIEENFPEYLMKTFKFMSRQHTFLNIHFPKDMEHFDKADFRLKFEESFFFQLGYGLKKLHHKTQSYGNPFPIIGDHFNDFYEKHLPFELTNAQKRVLKEIRMDMKRPIQMNRLLQGDVGSGKTMVALLTMLIAMDNGFQSCMMAPTEILAQQHYNGIKDLLEKTGINIRILTGSTKAAERRIIHEELENGTLSILVGTHAVLEDKVQFKNLGLAIIDEQHRFGVAQRAKLWAKNKIPPHILVMTATPIPRTLAMSFYSDLDVSVIDEMPVGRKPIITAHRREKDRLYVYNFCKDEIKKGRQIYFVYPLIEESETLDYKNLMEGLEHVMDFFSDYNVTMLHGKMKPDEKDAAMAYFASGRAEIMVATTVIEVGVNVPNASVMVIESSERFGLSQLHQLRGRVGRGAEQSYCILMTSDKLSKESRTRIRTMTETNDGFKISEVDMQLRGPGDILGTQQSGVVDFKRLDLVKDSAIIKTTKNTVDKILEADPILSRPDNLIIKNYYIRYYKGKNKWSKIS; translated from the coding sequence ATGACTTTAGAAACTTCCATAGAATATGTAAAAGGAATAGGTCCGGAAAGAGCCAAACTCATCAAAAGTGTGTTAGGATTATCCACTGTAGAAGATATGCTCAATTTCTACCCTATCCGGTATCTGGACAAAAGTAAGGTCTATACAATATCTCAGATTCAGGAAGAAAGCAGCCAGGAGATACAACTAAAAGGAAGAATCACTCAGATTCAGGAAATTCAGACCGGAAAAACCAAAAGATTATCTGCCAAATTCAATGATGAAACCGGCAGCATAGATCTTGTATGGTTCCAGTATTCTAAATGGCTGAAAGAGCAACTTCCGATTAACAGGGAAATATATATTTTTGGGAAGATCAATGCCTTCAACCGACAGTTTTCTATGCCCCATCCGGAAATAGAGGCTGAAGAGAATAAGGAAAGCGATATCCGCCTGAAACCTATTTATCCGAGTTCTGAAAAATTAACCAAAAGAGGGCTAAACCAAAGGTTTTTTCAGAATGCATTGAGAAATATTTGCAGGGAAATTCCTAATCTGATTGAAGAAAATTTTCCGGAGTATTTGATGAAAACATTCAAGTTTATGTCGAGGCAGCATACTTTTCTGAATATCCATTTCCCTAAGGATATGGAACATTTCGATAAGGCTGATTTCAGGCTGAAATTTGAAGAATCATTCTTTTTCCAGTTAGGATATGGTTTGAAGAAGCTTCATCATAAAACTCAGTCATATGGCAATCCTTTCCCAATTATTGGAGATCATTTTAATGATTTTTATGAAAAACATCTTCCTTTTGAACTAACCAATGCACAGAAAAGGGTTTTAAAAGAAATCCGGATGGATATGAAAAGGCCGATTCAGATGAACAGGCTACTACAGGGAGATGTAGGTTCCGGAAAAACAATGGTTGCATTACTCACAATGCTTATCGCCATGGATAACGGTTTTCAGAGTTGCATGATGGCTCCTACAGAAATTCTTGCCCAGCAGCATTATAATGGAATTAAAGACCTGTTGGAAAAAACAGGAATTAATATAAGAATCTTAACAGGTTCCACTAAAGCTGCAGAAAGAAGAATTATTCATGAAGAGCTTGAAAATGGTACACTTTCTATCCTTGTAGGCACTCATGCTGTTTTGGAAGATAAGGTACAATTCAAAAATCTTGGATTGGCTATCATTGATGAGCAGCATCGATTTGGCGTGGCACAACGTGCAAAACTTTGGGCAAAAAATAAAATACCTCCTCATATTCTGGTGATGACGGCAACTCCTATTCCAAGGACGTTAGCAATGAGTTTTTATTCTGATCTTGATGTTTCAGTGATTGATGAAATGCCTGTAGGAAGAAAACCCATTATCACCGCTCACAGGCGTGAAAAAGACAGGCTTTACGTGTATAATTTCTGTAAGGATGAAATAAAGAAAGGCAGACAGATTTATTTTGTATATCCGTTGATTGAAGAGTCTGAAACACTGGATTATAAAAACCTGATGGAAGGATTGGAACATGTAATGGATTTTTTCTCTGATTACAATGTCACCATGCTCCATGGAAAAATGAAACCGGATGAGAAAGATGCTGCCATGGCTTATTTTGCTTCAGGAAGGGCAGAAATTATGGTTGCTACTACGGTTATTGAGGTGGGTGTAAATGTTCCCAATGCTTCTGTAATGGTGATTGAAAGTTCTGAACGGTTTGGCCTTTCACAGCTTCATCAGCTTAGAGGTCGTGTGGGAAGAGGTGCCGAGCAAAGCTATTGTATTCTGATGACTTCGGATAAATTATCGAAGGAAAGCAGAACACGTATCCGTACCATGACTGAAACCAATGACGGTTTTAAAATTTCGGAGGTGGATATGCAACTTCGTGGTCCCGGAGATATTCTGGGAACACAGCAAAGCGGTGTTGTCGATTTCAAAAGACTGGATCTTGTGAAAGATTCGGCTATCATTAAAACTACGAAGAATACAGTTGACAAGATTCTGGAAGCTGACCCTATACTGAGCAGACCGGATAATCTCATTATCAAGAATTACTATATCAGGTACTACAAAGGGAAGAATAAATGGAGTAAAATTTCATAA
- a CDS encoding thioredoxin family protein, whose translation MKKILSIVLLLLLNFSFAQIKWMTIEDALKAQKENPKKILIDFYADWCGPCKIMDKKTYGHPIIAQILNENYYPVKFDAEEKKSIKILDRTFSNPNTEHKKGRNSLHEFTQYMNVGAVPSTVFLDEHGDPITILQGELSAKELEPYLELISKDLFKKIRTREQWEDYQKKFKSKIKE comes from the coding sequence ATGAAAAAAATTTTAAGCATAGTTCTCTTACTTCTACTCAACTTCAGTTTTGCACAGATAAAATGGATGACCATTGAAGATGCTTTAAAAGCTCAAAAAGAAAATCCAAAAAAAATACTTATCGATTTTTATGCCGACTGGTGTGGACCATGTAAAATCATGGATAAAAAAACATACGGGCATCCTATTATTGCACAGATTTTAAATGAGAATTATTATCCTGTAAAATTCGATGCTGAAGAAAAAAAGAGTATTAAAATTTTAGACAGAACATTTTCCAATCCCAATACGGAACATAAAAAAGGAAGAAACTCTCTGCATGAATTTACTCAGTATATGAATGTAGGAGCTGTTCCAAGTACTGTATTTCTGGATGAACATGGTGATCCCATCACTATTCTTCAGGGAGAATTATCTGCCAAAGAGCTGGAACCTTACCTGGAACTGATCTCAAAGGATCTCTTCAAAAAGATACGCACCAGAGAACAGTGGGAAGATTATCAGAAAAAGTTCAAATCTAAAATTAAAGAGTAG
- a CDS encoding peptide MFS transporter, with product MSLTLEEIQNFKGKYPKQLWTLFTVEMWERFCFYGMRGVLTIFMVDQLGLLEDKANLQYGAIQAFIYAFTFIGGIFADKILGFKKSLVFGGIIMSIGNLIIALSPHDFFYLGITCSIIGTGFFKPNISSMVGELYKEDDPRRDAGYGLFYAGINIGGLLGGALCVYLGKYHSWSWCFLAAAVVMILGLITFFATKKSLGPIGDSPLQVLPQSKRTLREVLVYIGALLSMPLIFIMVKNTDYTDYFMYLIGIAAVGYFIMETLKQTSSYQKKLIAAFIFIFMYFVFNSIYEQSGGSLSLFAKDNLVHNLLGFGMDPNVINNSANSFFIIIFSPLIGLAWIGLNKKKLEPNTINKFGIGFLFLAAGFFLFYSLRYFAGIDGKSSLNLFTFTWLVITFGELCLGPIGMSIITKLSPKKMFGMMMGLWFLASAFGQFAAGKIGASFSEANTGNTNMSKLLAYTDGYKTLGIYALIAGVVLILLSSLVKKLMQDVK from the coding sequence ATGAGCTTAACTCTAGAAGAAATACAAAACTTTAAAGGAAAGTATCCAAAACAGCTTTGGACCTTATTCACCGTAGAAATGTGGGAGCGTTTCTGTTTTTATGGAATGCGTGGAGTTCTTACCATTTTTATGGTGGATCAGCTTGGTCTGTTAGAGGACAAAGCTAATTTACAGTATGGAGCTATACAGGCCTTTATCTATGCATTTACATTCATCGGAGGTATTTTTGCCGATAAAATCTTAGGTTTCAAAAAATCTCTTGTTTTTGGAGGTATTATTATGTCAATTGGAAACCTTATTATCGCTCTTTCTCCACACGATTTTTTCTATTTGGGAATTACCTGTTCTATTATTGGAACTGGTTTTTTTAAGCCTAATATTTCTTCCATGGTTGGCGAACTTTATAAAGAAGATGATCCAAGAAGAGATGCCGGATATGGACTTTTCTATGCCGGAATTAATATTGGTGGTCTTCTGGGTGGAGCACTTTGTGTATACCTTGGAAAATATCATTCCTGGTCATGGTGCTTCCTGGCGGCGGCTGTTGTAATGATCTTGGGTCTTATTACTTTTTTTGCCACAAAAAAATCATTAGGGCCCATTGGAGATTCACCACTTCAGGTGCTTCCTCAGTCAAAAAGAACGTTACGTGAAGTTTTGGTATATATAGGAGCTTTACTAAGTATGCCTCTTATTTTCATTATGGTTAAGAATACAGACTATACAGATTATTTCATGTACCTGATTGGTATTGCGGCTGTAGGATATTTCATCATGGAAACCTTAAAACAGACTTCTTCCTATCAAAAGAAACTGATAGCAGCATTCATATTTATCTTTATGTATTTTGTTTTCAATTCGATTTATGAGCAAAGTGGAGGATCATTGTCTTTATTTGCAAAGGATAATCTTGTACATAATTTACTAGGATTTGGAATGGATCCTAATGTAATTAATAACAGTGCCAATTCTTTCTTCATCATTATTTTCAGCCCTCTTATCGGGTTAGCCTGGATTGGCTTAAACAAAAAGAAACTTGAGCCTAACACGATTAACAAATTCGGGATCGGATTCTTATTTCTGGCAGCAGGATTTTTCTTGTTTTATAGCTTAAGATATTTTGCTGGCATTGATGGAAAATCTTCACTTAACCTATTTACCTTTACATGGCTTGTGATTACTTTTGGAGAACTATGTCTAGGTCCAATTGGGATGTCTATCATTACAAAACTGTCTCCTAAAAAGATGTTTGGAATGATGATGGGATTATGGTTTTTGGCAAGTGCATTTGGGCAGTTTGCTGCTGGAAAAATTGGTGCAAGTTTTTCTGAAGCCAATACAGGAAACACCAATATGAGTAAGCTATTAGCCTATACAGATGGATATAAAACTCTGGGTATTTATGCTTTAATTGCCGGAGTGGTATTAATTTTGCTTTCTTCACTCGTTAAAAAATTAATGCAGGATGTAAAATAG
- a CDS encoding YhcG family protein: protein MMEISESSLFHSVKEIIKQSREKVFRIANSTLLLTYWQIGKLIVEDEQRGKERAEYGKYTLKNLSQKLTLEFGKGFDYTNLSNMRKFYIAFPIVDTLSQQLSWSHYRLLSSQDDKNKRNYYLNEAVQNSWNVRDLKRQISSLAYERVLKHKKSPAENIQSVLKDPYIFEFLGLKADEQFSEKEIETAIIDHIQKFLLEFGKGFAFVARQQHISTDTSDFYIDLVFYNYILKCFVIIDLKTGELSHQDIGQIDMYVRMYDDMKRGDGDNPTIGILLCSEKDETIVKYSVLNDKNNLFASKYMLYLPKEEELKQIIDQDRIRFELDQENKNPN from the coding sequence ATGATGGAAATTTCCGAAAGTTCTTTATTCCATTCCGTAAAGGAAATCATTAAACAATCGCGCGAAAAGGTTTTTCGAATAGCGAATTCTACTCTACTGCTTACCTACTGGCAGATTGGAAAACTTATTGTTGAAGATGAACAACGAGGAAAAGAACGTGCTGAGTATGGAAAATATACTTTAAAGAATCTTTCTCAAAAACTTACCCTAGAGTTTGGAAAGGGGTTTGATTACACAAATCTTTCCAATATGCGTAAATTCTACATAGCATTCCCAATTGTTGACACATTGTCTCAACAATTGAGTTGGTCTCATTACCGTCTCCTTTCAAGCCAGGATGATAAAAATAAAAGAAATTATTACCTCAATGAAGCTGTACAAAATAGTTGGAATGTAAGAGATCTAAAAAGACAAATAAGCTCCTTAGCCTACGAAAGAGTATTGAAACACAAAAAATCACCAGCAGAAAATATCCAAAGTGTTTTAAAAGATCCTTATATTTTTGAGTTTCTTGGCTTAAAAGCTGATGAACAGTTTTCAGAAAAGGAAATTGAAACAGCTATAATCGACCATATTCAAAAATTTCTGTTGGAATTTGGAAAAGGCTTTGCTTTTGTCGCCCGACAACAGCATATTTCTACCGATACTTCAGACTTTTATATTGATCTTGTTTTTTACAATTATATATTAAAATGCTTTGTTATTATCGATCTGAAAACCGGAGAACTCTCCCATCAGGATATCGGACAGATTGATATGTATGTAAGAATGTATGATGATATGAAAAGAGGTGATGGAGATAACCCAACCATCGGAATTCTATTATGTTCCGAAAAAGACGAAACTATTGTAAAATATTCCGTACTCAATGATAAAAACAATTTATTCGCCAGCAAATATATGCTGTACCTCCCAAAAGAAGAAGAATTAAAACAAATCATCGATCAGGACAGAATCCGTTTTGAACTGGATCAGGAAAATAAAAACCCTAATTAA